A window of Daucus carota subsp. sativus chromosome 2, DH1 v3.0, whole genome shotgun sequence genomic DNA:
GTCTTATAATTACTATTAGATATGAATAAAGattgtaattattataaataataataatttttaatggatataataattagataagttcaaatttattttttaatatgttattgattttattaattaataattaataataatgtaACACATCTACAACTAATTGAGCAACAACACATAGCCTGTGTGTTTGAAAGATGCGTGAGTGATATACCTAACCGTCCAGATAGAAATATGAAGCCCTTTCATCCAGCCAAATTTTGGTTCGTCCAGAATCTTAAAACGGCAAAACAAATGATCCAGATGACTCTATCTCCCTCTCGTCCAGCTCATTCTTCTCGTTCATGTGTTATCAAATGGCCTGTTAGAGTTATAGTATTTAGTTTAATATTCAAATATGATAATGCACCATCACTGAGATATGTGCCTTGTCTTTACTATAGTGATGGATACTGTCAGCACGCCAACAATCAATTTGATTTCAGAAGCCTATATGACAGATCAGCCTGCACCTGAGTCCCCAACATCTACTGATGGCTGGGGTGAAATAGAGAATGGAATTCCCGATGATAATGGGAGTGAAAAAGACGGTTGGGATGATATTGAACCACTTGAGGATCCAAAACCATCTGCAGTTCTTGCCACTATTCAAGCAGCTCAAAAGCGGCCTGTCACGCAGCCAAAACAAggtattttatttaaaagaaaatctcaGTTAGACATGTCAGAACAGAAGCGTAAGATCTGCGCTTTTTgagatatatttgatattttactCTTTTTAAACGAAAAGGTTGTTGCCTGGTGTAAGATCTACTAATCTAAAATGTATGTTGTCggaataatcattaaaaatggCAAAAAGAGGACAAAAGAGAAAACATTAAGCAGTTTAGCCTTACCCTTTGGTTGAAATGCTCGGAGATTGTGCACCATATGCTGTTTTGTTGTGAGTCTTATAAAGGCATGATATGATGGCCCATGAATTATCTGACAAGTGACGATCTTGTTTGAGATTGTAGGCTGTATCaatgtttattattaatttgcaCATTGCCTTGTGTGTATGCGCTTGTTTGTTTTTGGATCTTTGTTACATTTAATTTAGCTATAACTTTTATATTTAGTAGACAGAACATTTGAGTTCTATCATGTATACTTGATAGCAGCTAAGAATTACTTTTAAACTAAAGGGTATCCACATTTCACAttccatatatgatatatgatatatctatATGATCTCATATTCTCATCTCACTCATTTTCACTTGGACTTGAGTTCCGACTTCACACAGAAAACCTTTTGCTGAGCCCTGAGATACCTTATTATTTCGCCAAGATTTGAAGTAATATTAGAAGTAGGGCTTAAGATATGTACTGCAGATGAATTATTATTGCCATCTTTACTTCTTTGATCTCTTGCTACTAATCTGAAGTTCACAGGTATCTAATGGAAGTTGTTTAATTATGCAGTTCCGAGTTCTAAACCTAAAATTACACCCAATGTTCCCAAACACGAGGATGACGACTTGTGGGGTTCTATAGCTGCCCCTGCTCCAAAATCCGTTAAACCGTCAACATCAAAAACAAGTTTGGCATCGGATGATGATGACCCATGGGCTGCTATTGCAGCTCCTCCACCTACCACGAGGGCTAAGCCTTTAGCATCTGGGCGAGGACGGGGATCTAAACCCGTTGTATCAAAATTGGGTGCCCAAAGAATAAACCGGACTTCGTCATCTGGAGTTTAAGCTGCCCAGGTTTTGTCAAATTAAGTAAAGGATTAAAGAAATCTGTAAATTTTGTCTTTATGGTGATTTAGAAGTTCATACAAGAAAAGAAATGAACTTTACATGTCTCCTTGAGTtgtaaaattattgtttttagttATGGTGTGAATTATATCATTCTTTTTGTCCACCAGCTCTTAGGAGTCTGAGGGATCACCCGTAAATACTTTGCAATTTGTATAGTAGGCTGACGAATGATCTTTACCTCAAACATTGATTTGTCCTCCCTCTATAAGTTTGAATTCGCTTAGAAAACACATGTCAATTATATTTGAGAGTTTCTTTTACAAATCTTTTGCACCATGTATATGGAGTCCAAAAGAAATTTGTTGGGTGAATTTCGTCTGAATGTACTTTAAATATTTGACGGTTGAATAAAGAATAAATTATCTGCTCCCGAGTCGGCTGTTAGAACATGTTAATTTGGATAACTGGGCCAGTTTTCGATTAAATTGGCTTCGGATCGGATCATTCGTTGCAGTTGTTAAGTATGTTTgtcaaataaaattgaatttaaaatttaaaacaacatCAGAAATCAGAATTCGGCAGTCGATAAATTGTCTAAATTTTCGGGAACGAAAGAAAATACACTGATTTCACCTGTGGAGTCTTGATATGTACTAGTACAACCATAATGCTAACAAATGTTTAATACTTTTGAGTATTTGGCAAGTCGAGAAAAGACAAaattgatgaaataaagtaccaAAAGGTTTGTTCACTTGAAAATGCCTAACTAAAAGCTGCAATTATAATCCATGTGCACTGTTATTTAACTGCATTTTTTAAGAGGCCTTTACTGCCTCTGAAAATCGGTTAATCACCGATTGATTCCTGTTTCGTAATTTGttaaactgattaaatatctgattattcaattaattatctgatcaatccaattaatttttatattgtgacttcaccgattaagtccaatttccgctttttacaacacgaCAAGAAGGGTTATCAGAACCTAAATTATTTCAACCCCAACTAAATAAACATGCTGAGATTAGGCATATTAATATACACAGGATTAGGATTAGACAAATATAGAATTAAGCAGCATTTCAGATTGAGCTAACATGTCCACATCAAGCTCTCTGCCTGACTTTTAAGTTGGCACTTGATCAAATGAGAGAAGACTTCTACTCAGACATTATGTAGGCAGTTGGATTCACTTCCAATATGGCAACAACTGCTCAAACCTAACCTTCATTAACATTGTCCATCACTTCTACTTGCAGCATTCTACACTCCCTCTGCTGCACCTATTTATCACAACCTCTCCATACTTCCACCCCATTCCCCGTATTCAATCTCCGCGAAACTCTCCCCATtcatctcttctcttttcttatGGCTACGGACAATTTTGGACCTCCACGCGATTACTTCAGTATTAATATCATAAGCTTCAGCTCCAAGTCCCACAGTCCAGCCACTCTCATTGTGGCTGTTTTTTTCTTCTCCATCATCCTCTTAGCAGCCCTTCTTTCGTTGCATTATTTCTGTCGTCGCAGCAATGCTAGTACGACGACAGTGGCCATTCCTGTGGCAGTCCCGACGATTGCATTAGGCCTTGATGCAGCTGCCATTGACAGCATACCTATTTTCTTGCATGGCTCGGTGTTAGggaaaaatgataataataataacaatgtgCCGAGAGATCAGAAGGAGGAGTGCTCGATCTGTTTGGCAATGTTTGAAGATGGCGAAAGAGTAAAGGTTTTGCCTGAATGCCTACATGCTTATCATTCGGAATGTGTGGATAAGTGGCTTAAAAACAAGTCCAGTTGTCCTCTTTGTAGATCTTCACTTGATTCTACGGCTACTGAATTTGCCAATCCTTAACAAGTCCAGCCTCATGATTATATCATAGCATTGTAGTTTAGTCGATACTCAATAATTTGTTTTCTTGGCGAAAAATGTATGAAGTTGAGATCTCAACTAAGACAAGTAGACAACCAAAACGCCCAAGATGGTAGATACAAATAATACGCTTTTAAAAAACAATAAGACGGGTATACTATTGACTCGGGCAACATAATTTAGATCATAAAGAATCAGAGCACCTTAAACAATAATAGCGTGAATAAGAATTTGCTTAACGCCTAATACATGTAGCACGAGAAAGGAAAATGATTACCAAACAGCAAGGCACTTTAATAGCTTGTTACAAATTACCGAGTAGAATTAAAACTACACTCACTCAGCCAGCAACTACGAGGAGTCAAAATCCAATTAAAAACTACTTGCTATAAACTACCTCatgtattgaatttttttagaaaaattacaAGTCCGCCGCGAAGGCGCGGTCTTGTGGACTAGttattaaacttaaaaaaacaaCTTTAAATAGGATTAAGATTTGGTATAATCAGATTAAGTATAGGATTACAGTTTGGGGGTTAATCAGATTAAGTATAGGATTAGAATGTGAGGGTTAGTAATTCACTTCTATATATAATCATTCGTTTGATGAACTCTAGCAACACCTTTTGTACATTGAGATTTCTAGAGTATAATGGCTAAGAAATTGAAACTAGAGCATGATGAACAAAGTAAGGGCTACGACTATTTTCAAAATCTTCCGGACGACCTCGTGATATCTATATTCACAAAACTGAGCAGTAACAACGACAACCAGAAATACGagtctcttagtgatttaaaagCATTAGGTCGGTGCTCGAGTATCTCCAAGCGTTTCAATTCCCTTTTCTCTCTCGTTCCATCCCTTTCCATTAAGGAACCCTCCATTGCTATGTTGTGTGTTTACTCCCCCTTTATCCTTAAAACATTCAAGCACATTCGTTCCCTCGAAATCACGCACTGGTCTAGCACTGCAGCACTAATGAGAAATCTTTTATGCTTCCCGATGATACTACCAAGGATGACGAATACCATGAATCAATTTGGAGAGATATCAAGGACATGTTCTTCCTTCATCACATGCTGGTCTCCTCAATCAAGGACCACAAATCTCTTAAAAGGGTTGTGGTTACTGATTTTAATCGACGGGGGACTTTAACTCTTGAGGAGGACATGCTGGCTGAGCTCCGAAACTGTGAGCCTAGAAACCAGCAGCTTGAACATGTCGTCGTGCGTGATAGGTCTGGTTCTGCCATTAATCTGGATGTCCCTGGCCCGAATAAATTGTTGGGGCTTATGTTGAACGACGTCTGCTTTAGCGTCCAAGAATATTGGTGGGAAAATAATACTGTGCACGATCATGATCCTATCCCGGAGGCTGAAGATGTTACGGGTTTTCCAACTCACCTGCAAAAGGGCTGGCTAGTGCAACTCCTAGGAATTCTGTTAAAAGACCCAGCTAAGGTGGAGATCAACGATAGCACAGATGTAGTTGAATTTCTTTCCGATTTAAAGTCCGCTGGATTCTAATCCAAAGTTTTAGGTCCTGGAGCTGTATAATCTAAAGTTGGCAAATTGCAGCTCTAACTTATGGTGAGCCCTGAATCTATTTatgcaaattttctttttaatttttcatcttgTGGGAAAAGAAACTTGGAGCCAGGATGTTTATAATTGCGACTTCCTTCCAGCATGTCTCATGTTTGCCATCTATTACACTATTACTATTAGGGAAACCCAGCGTACATAATATTGTTCTGAAATCATAAATCTCAGGCTACTATGTTTGCTGTCGATGCAAAATTGGCGGGTCATTGTTCGTTTTATTAACATTACAACAGTTTTacattcagaaattcaacaacatTCTCGATCTGTTAAGAAAAATTATACCCCATTCTTGATctattaagttctttgactattcTGTTTAAGCTATTTTTTGCAGAAATCTATTTATTATAGTAACAGACGAACAGAACTATTCTTTTATCGGCTTGCCTATTTTCTATCGGTTAAGAATTAAATTGTACTACCATTTAGCTCATTCTAATTCACCGTTATtaaggagccaatcaaaatcaaaataaattaaacagagaatccaatcaaaatgagttaaataAAGCTGATCAAActgagaaaagaaagaagagttCGAAAAAACCCTTTGTTCAAGATTTCAATAAAAAGCAACACTGGACAGGCTAGGAATAGATGGATGACACTTGTGACTTGTTCAAATTCAGCCCTTCTTCCACCATTCACAATAGAAACAATACTCTTTCATGcataaagttcaaaaaaaaatgaaagataaATCCCAAGCATTAACGAGAAAAGAAAGTGCTCGCCCAAAAATTCTGCAGCAGCATtaagcttttttttttgtgtCAATCATTGAAAGTACACTGGGGCAAAACAGACTCAATATAAGATAAATCTCGAAGCTGCAAAATCAAGAATTGTGTCCGACCAAAAACTCTGCAGCAGCTTTAAGGTTTTTACGTATCATTCATTGACATGTAACTCACACCAGGACAAAACCAGACTCAAAATATGATAGACCCTATAAATTGAATGCATGACCTTAAGTTTGGATCAAAGGTGGCAAATTCAATGACAGACCGACACATCCACACCATTCCTACCCACTAATAACAATCTATTGCAAATTTACCAGGCTGAACATGCAATAGACGGGCAGGTAGCTACTGAGGCAAAAATATCAACCTCGGCAAACTGAAAGGACGTAATCTAGACTGTAGACATCTCTCGAGGTCTGGAGCCCAGTTCCTCATTCTTCCTTTTTTGACTCTGCCTTCTCAGGCTCCTTGGCATCCTTGGTGGTTGCAGCAGTCACATCTTCCTCTGCTTTCTTTTCATCTTTCTTCTCTTCCACACTCAACTTCTCAAGTAGCTCAGCAGCTGCACCAGTCCCCtcactttcttctttcttcccTTGGGATTCGGCAACCTCTTGGAATGTTTCCATAAAAAGCTTGCAATCTGAAAACAAACACCTTGATTTAGGGGATAAGACCAAAACTACAAGAATAAGCTGTCAGATTTGGTGTTGTCGTTTCACCAATATCACCAATGTTGTAAGATGTTGAAATCGAATATCAATGCaactaaaacaaaaaatgaACATAACATTCACTGAACTGtggtttttattataaattaatcttACAAGGGTAACTTGATCATTATTCATTAGACCCTTAAAAAAGTCATCAGAAACATTTAATATTCATGATACCCCCATGTGAATTAGATATACATTCATATTAACGTTGAAAGAATGTGACAACTAACAGGACATAATTAAAATAAGGTCACAGAAAGCAATAAAGCAACAATAATCACGATCAATTTTAACACTGACATTCACACCCTTTCACTTCATTTTATTGACAGAATGCAGTGACTCCACTTCTCATCCCATCCTTTACTTTCAAATGTAGCAATACACATTAGGTTGGCAAGTTTAAGAGCACAGAAGTAATTTTCCACAAAATATTCCTAATTTCCAAGGAAGAATTTCATTTTGTCATCGTTATAAAgtaatcccccaaattcatttCCTCAATTAGAAACATCAAAATGAACAATTATGTCCCTGCATTAAAATTATACAACTCCTGTTGTCGGTTTTATCATCCGTTCCTGCACAATGTAGCAGGCAAAATAACATCAAAGGCATAACTAGGGAAAGTGCTTGAGTAACGACAGACAACATGCCCTCAATTTATATTGGGCCAGGCAAGTTGCCTTAAAGTAGCAACTGCTTTTACAAATTAGTTTTGACTAGGCAACGATTCTAAGTGTTCAAATACTTGTTATACAAATTTAGCCTATCTGGTCTCATGTTTGTGTCTcgaatttcaataaattaagcACTCTGTGGCATCAAAACTCTTTTCTTTCTTCTATTTTCTCCTTCGCTCTTGCTTTACATTTCCCATGATGATACTATTAATTTCTTTCCTTCAGAGTTCagattaataaacaaaattatcacCTTTCCCACTAACACACGGtatacacatacacacaaaTTTCCAACCACATCAAATCTTGCCTGATAATCAATCAATGAGTATTTCCTCTCACCATTGAGCTTAAACAGGTCATCCCAACATTTCCTACCaaattgtttattatttttctattaaattGTTTCCCAAGTTAATTAGACATTCATTTGCACCAATTAAACAAGTACACAAACAAACTCAAGAAACAACATCACACACAGCATAAACTCATAAAAGCAAATTCTTTAGTTAAAACATACTCTCAATGGATCCAAATCTGATGCAGAACAGCTCATCCTTAAGTTCACCATCAGCAAAATCAGTAGCATGCCAAACACACGACTTCTCATTCCCAGCATGTTCTTGAACAGTCATACCAGCCACAACTACAAAAAACGacaaaacaaaaacacaaattCAAAATCCAATCCCAAACCATCAACTTCTAACCCACAAAACTCAAAACTTCACATCTAGAAAAACAAACCTAGATGATTAGCACAGATCTTGAGAGTCTTTGATTGGCGCATAACCAATCGAACCTTTCCCGTCTCCTTGTGCTTCAAAAACTTCACAGTACCAGCACCCCTCTCTTTCCACTGGTTTCCGTCTTTATCGAATCTATACAGCTTCGACTTACTGCCCAAACATACCATACAAATATATAACTCAATCATCCTAAAGCCTTTCCCACATCTCTATATCTTCGATTATCGCATATATACGCAAATCAACATCAACATATAAATATTCATCAATcaattaaaaatcatataaatctgcTACTTAACAATAATAAAccataaatttatgaaattaagtAATAAACACAAGATTATATATAAATCGATAAAGAAGCATACAGATCGAGAATagcttcttcattttcttcaccGGTAGTGACGGCGACCTCTTCTAAGCGGACGATCGGAGCGACCTGAGCACCGGTATCCTCGTCttcggcggcggcggcggcgttGTCTTCTTCTTCCTTATCGGCGACGACCTCTTTCTCTACTTTGCGCTCTGCTTCGCTGCTCGCCATTGCTGTTGATTTTGTGTGTgaaaatgtgtgtgtgtttagtgTGTGTAAAATGAAACCCTGGAGGGTTAAAAGAGGTTTTTATAGTGGAGCGTTTGGGTACTCTACCTAAATGGAGTAGTTTAGCTTGTACGATAAGCCAAATAGAtgtaattaaactaaaatttatctatatttaaaataatttgttagaGTATAATTTTGTTATGTCATATTTACAAATTTTAGAAAAACTGATATTTCGGAAATTGTCCCCTTAGGAaattactttaagcaataagtcccctggagtgacttattgcttaaagtaaagaagtggattaaaagtgagaagttgGTGTTAACTTATAAGCTAccagaagtgtttggatactgtgacttataagttacgagaagttttataagtgtttggataacttaacttttaagttggtatagtttcgtaattttataatatagtaatttgtttctattaaaaaataaattataataatataagaccttttattattaacacatgaaatatattataaatacaaaattttattattaaaataaattatgataataaatCTACGATTTATTATGCATCTTGAGTcatgaattaattaattttttttaaaaattatctcTGGTATAAATGATCTCGTgtgtagatttatttatttcaaattttacaaaGTTTCTTTAGCATGAGACTAAACAATTGTCTAGGATCCGGTACATTAAGCAACAGTGAAGAAGATCAGAAAGAAGCTAGAGTTCGGGAAAAAAGCCAGGTAACCTAGCTTTTTTCTTGGGCTTTTATTACAACATTTAAGCACCTCTTATAATTTGCCAAACGGTAGCAAAGAAGTAGAACTCAGCTTATGTCTCTTTTAAGTTGAGAAGCACGACATCCAAACACCCgctatatttgtacaaataatattagtatgttgtgattaaaaaattaagtagataaatattttgtttcagactaaatgatttttaatttttactattatttttaattgaagaGCATCTTTTAGAAAGACTTGCTCTTTAGTTTGATGTGCTGTCTTTATCGAAGAGTAAAGAGTATTTCGGGTAAGTTATGGAATGACAACTGCGGTGAGTCTAGAAGAATTTGAGTCTAAGGGTGCATTTGTTAACGAGTGAACGAAGCGGAATGGCCTGAACGATTCGCTCATCTTTAATTAAGACTGTTTGGCAACTTTCTTTTTTATCTGGACGAAACCAAAAGTAGCTGGATGAGTGACCAAAAGGTAGCAGGTGTCGTTCAGAAGTCTACTACAACCCTAAAACTTGGGTTTCGTGACACTGACaatatatcaattaattaaagacatgtaaattttctattttttattatactattatcacatattataatttacaccatcttttatcaataataatattattaatatcaaaatagtatattattattgaaaatataaaaataataaaaattacatatgaatattattaatatcaaaattttgatattatgcAAAAGGAAggttcactattttttttataaaaacttaaaatttggaCAATAACATAAAttagaattataaaaaataattataaaatatttaaaataactaaattttttgaagctataaaattaatttttgttttttgaatatataaataatccAACCAACCTTACATTCAATTAGatcaaagatattttttttctcaaatacttcaattaatatataactatgtgcaactataataatatattaaacactaaaaaagtataaattttatcgttcagataattttaaattttgtttaacaaATGATATTATTTTCTTCCATCCAGATTTGTCACTCATCCAGATTTTTAACTATCCAGAAAATAtcgttcagatttaacaaatgacccatAAGTATGATTCAAAAAGTTCTGAGTGGGTTAACAGATATCCTTTCAGCACCATCACTAGCATCATCATATTGTgtccttttaaaaaaaagttatttactttatcttttttttaaaaataaatgtacgtgttttttattaaattgaagtAATGATCAAAACATCAGAAACAAACTCAACTCCAGAGCGGTATCAACCCACTCGTGGATGCCTGGTATAGAATGAGCAGCCCTTCCTAATGAATGAGCCACTGCATTCGCAGGCCGATGGACAAAATTAACTAGCACTTGATCATAGTGCTTAAACATATCAACACAACTTGACACAATTGAGTAAAGATAAGTACGCCCTTGGACATTTTTGCATGCATCTTCTAACGCCTTAGCATCTGTTTCAAAAACACACATTCTGTATCCAAGTTCCTTTACCAGGAGAGAGCTTCCTTCAACGCAATTTCTTCAGCTTCCCGAGGTTGATAGACTGCggttattttttgattttgagctCTAATAAAACCTCTGCTCCAGTCTCGGATAATACTTCCCACACCAGTACAACCAGACTCCATAAACACAGCAACATCAATATTAACTTTTACCCATCCTTGTTCAGGCTTCCGCCACCTTCTCGGACTTGTGTTGGACACCACCTGATACTTATGCTTTTCTAATGATTTTGCTTTCACTCCTGCAACATATTCATTGCCGTTGCTTGAACACCAAAATCAAAGGTCCTAATCTTATCCCACACCCACCTATTTCTTCTATTCCATAGGTTCCAACAGATCATAACAATCAATGCCAgcttctatggagtacaaacaCTGGCCATTTGATGAAATATATCATTGATACTCCCTCGTATCCACCTGAATCGACCTCCTGTAATCCCACATGTGCCCAGACCATCCATGCAAACGATCAGTCGAATAACTCGCGAGTTGCATCTTCACTACGCACTAAACACCAAGAACATCGGGTATCAATCTGCACTCTTTTTGCTGCAAGAGCCATAACAGTTGACAACTCAGAACGACATACTTTCCATGTAAAATTAATCACTTTACCTGGCAGCTCCAGCTTCCAAATTTTTCCCCAAAAATCTGTATTCCCCCAAGGTTGTTCTCCTTGAATCTTTCTATAACAACTACGAATAGAAAAAGTTCTTGACTCCTTTAGAATCCAGTGCCATGAATCCTCCCCTCTCTGTCGTGTCAGTGGAATACTTCTTATTAACTCTACGTCCCTTTCATTACATATATCCCTTATCAACTCATCATCCCATTGCTTTCTATCTGTTTCCATCAAACTCGCAACTCGAGCATGCTCTAACTGTTGAGGCATCTCAGTTGTTAAGTATACATTTTTTTCAACAAGATAACCACGGTATCTTCCAAACAGTCGCCGTCTCTTCATTCTCAATCCGTTTTTTACTTCCTTGGCGAACCAAATCTTGTGTTGCAACTATACTCCTCCACATATAACTCAGATTAGCACCACATGCAACCATACTCCTCCACACCAGATATGAGTTATTTACTTTATCTTTAAAAGTGAGCtctaaaaaatctaaaatattaaaagaaacatcAATGAGTATAATGGTAAATTAATTGGAGGAACCACCAATTTAACGGGCTATTGAAAGTTcttttatgataaaaaatttTTACCATAAAAACGCTTAAAAACATGTCAACATATGATTTCAAACCACGAATGAGGGTATAATTACTTTTGTAAAGTCATGATTTGTTTCAGTTAATACTTTACTCGACATAAGTATCCAAGGGGTCATTTGGTTCATGGGTATCAAGAATCAGGTATGAGGTTATAGTCCATTCCAAACTTGTAccttgtgtttggttggaggAAACAAAATCTCAAACTCATACCTTAAATCCCCAAGatatgggtttttgatacctAAGTGGTGAGGTGGACATAAGATGGAGGTATGAGAtgtattcattttttatttctttctttcaaaaaagtttatcatctaaccgaaaatCATGCAAGCATAATTTcggacgtttagacaataaagcttaaatgTATGAGAAAAGAATAGCAATAAGTGGCGTAACAGCTCGCTTTCAATCATCCTGGAAAAAAACAAACCTAACAAAACATATATCAAtatactaaatattcataaagaatatttatccaATCACAATCACAATTTAGAATGTAACTATTCTAATTAAAGCTAATAGAGACAAATACTGAATAGTCAGTAAAAGAGTTCCTGTAATTAAAGCCAATCcagtttaaaaataaattattgcctaaaaatcaaagaatcataataattatgaattcaAAAACGTAACAGATTCAACCACCATTACATCCATGATAACCACCGCTACACCATCAGCACTACCACCGACAAAGATGTTAAAGAGTTCTAACATGTTGTGATTTATAAGAATTATATCGTGTCTCTAAATCAAAATGATACACAAAAATCACATAGATCAAAACATAAATTACATCTAAAAGATAAATCAAAATCCTATTTCTAATTCACAACACCTAAATCTACATAATTTTGAACTTTCTACCAAATCAATCTCGTATTattaaaatcagaaaaatcGATATACttataaatcaaatcaaaatttataagacAACGATGACGGAATAGAATGGACATATCGAACAAAAATAGtgacaaaagaaaaaggaatctTATTAGTACCTTTAGTTAGTTGTAACGCACGAAAACCATACCTGATCAAATTTCTTATTCTTTCCCTAACCTTGATCAAGAGAGTGACGATCG
This region includes:
- the LOC108207442 gene encoding RING-H2 finger protein ATL66, which translates into the protein MATDNFGPPRDYFSINIISFSSKSHSPATLIVAVFFFSIILLAALLSLHYFCRRSNASTTTVAIPVAVPTIALGLDAAAIDSIPIFLHGSVLGKNDNNNNNVPRDQKEECSICLAMFEDGERVKVLPECLHAYHSECVDKWLKNKSSCPLCRSSLDSTATEFANP
- the LOC108210136 gene encoding ran-binding protein 1 homolog a, with product MASSEAERKVEKEVVADKEEEDNAAAAAEDEDTGAQVAPIVRLEEVAVTTGEENEEAILDLKSKLYRFDKDGNQWKERGAGTVKFLKHKETGKVRLVMRQSKTLKICANHLVVAGMTVQEHAGNEKSCVWHATDFADGELKDELFCIRFGSIENCKLFMETFQEVAESQGKKEESEGTGAAAELLEKLSVEEKKDEKKAEEDVTAATTKDAKEPEKAESKKEE